In the genome of Oncorhynchus clarkii lewisi isolate Uvic-CL-2024 chromosome 22, UVic_Ocla_1.0, whole genome shotgun sequence, one region contains:
- the LOC139380445 gene encoding tumor necrosis factor-inducible gene 6 protein-like, whose protein sequence is MPVVRRAASTARTVAAGIIAQRTALICTRRRMRVFAVIWAIGFFLKEAQAWGFRNGIFHNSIWLEQAAGVYHRESRKGRYQLTYKEAKAVCKYEGGTLATYDQLEAARQIGLHVCAAGWYDKGRVGYPIVKAGANCGFGRVGIVNYGYRLNKSERWDVYCYNPNSKECGGTLTDQQRIIQSPGYPEEYQDEQICYWHIRVRYGQRIRLHFLEFDVEEDTACLSDFLEIYDSYDDISGFAGRYCGDYLPDDLISTGNVMTLKFLSDASVVAGGFQMEYIAVNSSLLHFQNDTSCCFT, encoded by the exons ATGCCAGTTGTCAGACGAGCAGCGAGCACAGCGCGAACGGTAGCAGCTGGCATCATAGCGCAGCGCACAGCTCTGATCTGTACAAGGAGGAGGATGCGAGTCTTCGCTGTCATCTGGGCCATTGGGTTCTTCTTGAAGGAAGCCCAAGCCTGGGGCTTCAGAAATGGAATATTTCATAACTCCATATGGCTGG AGCAAGCCGCCGGAGTCTACCACAGGGAATCGCGTAAAGGGAGATACCAGCTGACTTATAAGGAAGCCAAGGCCGTGTGCAAATATGAAGGAGGGACACTGGCCACTTATGATCAACTGGAGGCTGCTCGTCAGATAG GTTTACATGTGTGTGCGGCTGGATGGTATGACAAAGGACGTGTGGGCTACCCTATCGTCAAAGCCGGTGCCAACTGTGGTTTCGGCAGGGTTGGCATCGTCAACTATGGGTACAGGTTGAACAAGAGTGAGAGATGGGACGTCTACTGCTACAACCCCAACT CAAAGGAGTGTGGAGGTACTCTGACAGATCAGCAAAGGATCATCCAGTCACCCGGTTACCCAGAGGAGTACCAGGATGAGCAGATCTGCTACTGGCACATCCGTGTGCGCTACGGACAGAGGATACGCCTGCACTTCCTGGAATTTGATGTGGAGGAGGACACAGCCTGTCTATCAGACTTTTTAGAGATCTATGACAGTTATGACGACATCTCTGGCTTCGCCGGGAG GTACTGTGGCGATTATTTACCAGATGACCTCATAAGCACAG ggaatgtgatgacaCTAAAGTTCCTGTCCGATGCCTCTGTAGTCGCAGGAGGCTTCCAGATGGAGTACATTGCTGTgaactcttctctcctccacttccaGAATGACACCAGCTGTTGCTTCACCTGA